One genomic window of Candidatus Trichorickettsia mobilis includes the following:
- a CDS encoding RMD1 family protein: MSDLVEYLNNNGLEPKHFDDVIYAQKENRKGANHIDIFFFPFGCVTIWGGDEIQEKAILQELLGFEVEKLNNPTSDFIYFDYNKEAEKTFIDEEKNEIILGDQSEFIKLSISHALAQSVKLNVLEKSVSTLLNNTAPIQQELANTGSVSLSKKEISKQIGILFNERYSINLHSDILDTPEFFWRRPSYEPLYLMTAEFQDIQVRQNILTHRLNMIQELYNILSNELNNKHSSRLEITIVILIAIEVILALGHSNIVSKFLDLF; the protein is encoded by the coding sequence ATTAGTGATTTAGTTGAGTACCTAAATAATAATGGGCTCGAACCTAAACATTTTGATGACGTAATATACGCACAAAAAGAGAACCGGAAAGGAGCCAATCATATTGATATTTTTTTCTTTCCTTTTGGATGTGTAACTATTTGGGGTGGTGATGAAATTCAGGAAAAAGCGATTTTGCAAGAGCTTTTAGGTTTTGAAGTAGAAAAACTCAACAATCCAACTTCTGATTTTATTTATTTTGATTATAATAAGGAAGCAGAAAAAACTTTTATTGATGAAGAAAAAAATGAAATTATTCTAGGAGATCAGTCAGAATTTATAAAACTATCTATCTCACATGCTTTAGCACAATCAGTAAAATTAAATGTATTAGAAAAATCTGTAAGCACACTGTTAAATAATACCGCTCCAATTCAACAGGAATTAGCTAACACCGGTAGTGTCTCCTTGTCAAAAAAAGAAATATCAAAGCAGATTGGAATCTTGTTTAATGAACGATATTCAATTAATCTACATAGCGATATCTTAGATACGCCAGAATTTTTCTGGCGTCGCCCAAGCTATGAACCTTTATATCTTATGACGGCCGAGTTCCAGGATATTCAAGTGCGACAGAATATTTTAACTCACCGCCTCAATATGATCCAGGAACTCTACAATATATTATCTAATGAACTTAATAATAAACACTCCTCTAGACTAGAAATCACTATAGTTATTTTAATTGCCATAGAAGTTATCTTAGCACTGGGACATAGCAATATTGTGTCTAAATTTCTAGATTTATTTTAA
- a CDS encoding folate-binding protein: MYEILTNRSVLEIAGIDAGKLLQNLITNDLTANDYCYTYMLNNQGRYLFDFFIIKLSSEKFLIDISQTISAQFIEKLLMYKLRAKVECFDLSDQYSIIYSKNKPEFTTIFSSQDPRYQQLGVRSIVNKAVKFVSESQPDLYLNDKYNFAIPDGDIDLIHAKSIPVEYGAEELGAISYDKGCYIGQEVISRTKYQGTIRKKIFKIYAKTDLSDKLKTNEIVGGSKVIGRVCSTYKTQGLALIREENYFACSNELITVDDIEITLSIPEWR, translated from the coding sequence ATGTATGAAATTTTAACTAACCGCTCAGTACTTGAAATTGCTGGTATTGATGCAGGTAAATTGTTACAGAATTTGATAACCAACGACCTAACTGCTAATGATTATTGCTATACTTATATGCTCAATAATCAAGGTAGATATTTATTTGATTTTTTTATAATCAAACTGTCATCAGAAAAGTTTTTAATAGATATTAGTCAAACAATATCAGCACAATTTATTGAAAAACTACTGATGTATAAACTACGAGCAAAAGTGGAATGTTTTGATTTGAGTGACCAGTATAGTATAATATATTCTAAAAATAAACCGGAATTTACTACAATATTTTCATCACAGGATCCTAGATATCAACAACTAGGAGTACGATCAATAGTAAATAAAGCAGTAAAATTTGTTTCAGAATCACAGCCCGATTTATATTTAAATGATAAGTATAATTTTGCGATACCTGATGGTGATATTGACTTAATTCATGCCAAATCAATTCCTGTGGAATATGGAGCTGAAGAACTTGGTGCTATAAGTTATGATAAAGGTTGTTATATTGGTCAGGAAGTGATATCTCGTACTAAGTACCAGGGAACAATTCGTAAAAAAATATTTAAAATTTATGCCAAAACTGACTTAAGTGATAAATTAAAAACAAATGAAATTGTTGGTGGCTCCAAGGTCATTGGTAGGGTTTGTTCAACCTATAAAACTCAAGGTCTGGCATTAATCAGAGAAGAAAACTATTTTGCATGTAGCAATGAACTAATTACAGTAGATGATATAGAAATAACATTATCAATACCAGAGTGGCGGTGA
- a CDS encoding sigma-54 dependent transcriptional regulator: MRLLIVGDINSEIKKAIDLAQARKVQVMMVGNVEAALDFVREGKGADLVLIDSKYDLGLLIKSMHQEHISTPVIAYGVDCSPKVAVAAIKAGAKEFLPLPPDEKLIAAIFTAISDNTRPLIGASAAIQEVIAIADKIAPTDANILITGKSGTGKEVFAHYIHEHSTRAQKSFIRVNCAAIPENLLESELFGHEKGAFTGAIARRIGKFEESSGGTLLLDEISEMDIKLQAKLLRAIQEQEIDRVGGTGPIKVDLRIIATSNRNLPEEIANGTFREDLYFRLNIINIELPKLSERKEDIIVLSNNFVNKYANNNKLAVKPLSKSAIDKMINYSWPGNVRELENVIHRAVLLSNGEEIQAEDIYLKSESFVGKKIVDVEKELIVNTVGYCLGDLTNAANILGISISTLKEKLELYTKSLS, translated from the coding sequence ATGAGATTATTAATAGTTGGCGATATAAATAGTGAAATAAAAAAAGCAATAGACTTAGCTCAAGCAAGAAAGGTACAGGTAATGATGGTTGGTAATGTAGAAGCAGCCTTGGATTTTGTACGAGAAGGCAAGGGTGCTGATCTAGTGTTGATAGATAGTAAATATGATCTTGGATTATTAATAAAATCTATGCATCAGGAACATATTTCAACTCCAGTAATTGCTTATGGAGTTGATTGTTCTCCTAAAGTCGCGGTTGCCGCAATTAAAGCCGGAGCAAAGGAATTTTTACCTTTGCCACCTGATGAAAAATTAATTGCTGCAATTTTTACAGCAATTTCTGATAATACCAGACCACTTATTGGAGCATCGGCTGCGATTCAAGAAGTAATTGCTATTGCTGATAAAATTGCGCCGACTGATGCCAATATATTAATTACCGGAAAATCTGGAACTGGTAAGGAAGTATTTGCACATTACATCCATGAACATAGTACTAGAGCGCAAAAATCATTCATTAGAGTAAATTGCGCAGCAATTCCAGAAAATTTATTAGAATCAGAATTATTTGGCCATGAGAAAGGTGCTTTTACCGGAGCTATAGCTAGGAGAATAGGTAAGTTTGAGGAATCTAGCGGTGGCACCTTATTATTAGACGAAATTAGTGAAATGGATATTAAGCTGCAAGCAAAATTATTGAGAGCAATTCAGGAACAAGAGATAGATAGAGTAGGGGGTACTGGTCCAATTAAGGTAGATCTTAGGATTATTGCCACTTCCAATCGTAATTTACCGGAAGAGATCGCAAATGGTACTTTTAGAGAAGATTTGTACTTCCGCTTGAATATTATTAATATTGAATTGCCAAAATTATCAGAACGCAAAGAAGATATTATAGTGCTAAGTAATAATTTTGTTAACAAATATGCTAATAATAATAAACTAGCCGTAAAACCACTATCTAAATCAGCTATAGATAAAATGATAAATTATTCCTGGCCCGGTAATGTCAGAGAACTTGAGAATGTAATACATCGAGCTGTACTATTATCAAATGGCGAGGAAATTCAAGCTGAAGATATATATTTAAAAAGTGAAAGTTTTGTTGGTAAAAAAATTGTTGATGTAGAGAAAGAGCTTATAGTTAATACGGTAGGTTATTGTTTGGGTGATCTTACTAATGCAGCAAATATACTAGGAATTTCTATTAGTACACTTAAAGAAAAATTAGAATTATATACTAAGAGCCTGTCTTGA